The following coding sequences lie in one Enterococcus sp. 9E7_DIV0242 genomic window:
- the lacG gene encoding 6-phospho-beta-galactosidase: MQKFPKNFIFGAATAAYQAEGATQTDGKGKTYWDDYLKEQGVFDPNTASDFYHKYKEDIEQAHAFGINGIRISIAWTRIFPEGTGVVNQAGVDYYHELIDACLLQGVEPFVTLHHFDTPYPLYKKGDWLSSEMIDAYVAFSEFCFKEYGEKVNYWITINEPWSVVAGQYIIGHFPPNIHYDIPKAVQSMHNMMVAHARVVKYYKEQNYSGEIGIVHILESKYPISEAVADQEAAVREHTLANRFMLDATFRGNYSDEVMAIIEDILKKNHGDLNVNPTDFDYLSYAAEHIDFLGINYYASHFLKAYEGESAIHHNGTGEKGSSIFALKGIGERVNNPAVPTTDWDWPIFPQGLEDMLVFVKETYPNYKKIYVTENGMGDKDILVEETVQDTARIDYVRQHLAAILKAVDRGVIVQGYFIWSLMDVFSWTNGYNKRYGLFYVDFETQERYPKQSAYWYKEMAAKNELL, from the coding sequence ATGCAGAAATTTCCGAAAAATTTTATCTTTGGTGCAGCAACTGCGGCATACCAAGCTGAAGGCGCAACGCAGACCGATGGGAAAGGGAAAACCTATTGGGATGACTACCTAAAAGAACAAGGTGTTTTCGATCCAAATACAGCAAGTGATTTTTACCATAAATACAAAGAGGATATTGAGCAGGCCCATGCGTTTGGTATAAATGGCATTCGGATTTCGATTGCTTGGACCAGAATTTTTCCAGAGGGAACCGGCGTTGTCAATCAAGCAGGTGTGGACTATTATCATGAACTGATCGATGCCTGTTTGTTGCAAGGGGTGGAACCTTTTGTGACACTGCATCATTTTGATACACCGTATCCGCTATATAAAAAGGGAGATTGGTTGTCTTCGGAAATGATTGATGCATATGTCGCTTTTTCTGAATTTTGTTTTAAGGAGTACGGGGAGAAGGTCAACTATTGGATCACGATCAATGAACCGTGGTCTGTCGTTGCAGGACAGTATATCATCGGTCATTTTCCACCAAATATTCACTATGATATTCCAAAAGCGGTGCAGTCTATGCATAATATGATGGTCGCACATGCTCGAGTCGTAAAGTATTACAAAGAACAGAATTATTCAGGAGAAATCGGGATCGTTCATATTTTAGAATCAAAATACCCAATCAGTGAAGCCGTAGCGGATCAGGAAGCGGCAGTCAGAGAGCATACGTTGGCGAATCGTTTTATGCTGGATGCAACCTTCAGAGGGAACTATTCTGATGAGGTCATGGCGATCATTGAAGATATTTTGAAGAAAAATCACGGGGATTTAAATGTAAATCCGACAGATTTCGACTATCTGAGCTATGCGGCAGAGCATATCGATTTTCTGGGAATCAACTATTATGCCAGTCATTTCTTAAAGGCTTACGAAGGAGAAAGTGCGATCCATCATAATGGTACTGGTGAAAAGGGCAGCAGCATTTTTGCACTGAAGGGTATCGGCGAACGAGTCAATAATCCAGCTGTTCCAACAACTGATTGGGATTGGCCAATTTTTCCACAAGGATTAGAAGATATGCTAGTGTTTGTTAAAGAAACCTACCCTAATTATAAAAAAATCTATGTGACTGAAAATGGCATGGGAGATAAGGACATTCTGGTAGAAGAAACAGTTCAGGATACGGCGAGGATCGATTATGTTCGTCAGCATTTAGCCGCTATATTGAAGGCGGTCGACCGTGGTGTAATTGTACAGGGCTACTTTATCTGGTCATTGATGGATGTATTTTCATGGACGAATGGATACAATAAGCGTTATGGCCTATTTTATGTAGACTTCGAGACACAAGAGCGCTATCCAAAGCAAAGTGCGTATTGGTATAAAGAGATGGCAGCAAAAAATGAACTGCTATAA